Proteins encoded in a region of the Pelmatolapia mariae isolate MD_Pm_ZW linkage group LG6, Pm_UMD_F_2, whole genome shotgun sequence genome:
- the LOC134628432 gene encoding B-cell receptor CD22-like yields the protein MRGAAMRLNTAVRGFVVVVLSVSVVQSQDGWGVTYTSTQICAVKGSTVEIKCRYTYPYRIQYQTYQSYQMYHVTTEVQDKLWFTKGTSHNPVDLKSDSDYTGRVEYRFNQKDCTLRITELRQSDSAVYKFRFITNQQGGSYTGSPGVTLTVTDLQVQVITSQHQQDGTQVQLKCHSSCLPDRPSYVWMKNGQVNLRERSSTLLYFLFPEDNISCALKGHEEFPSPSVYAPKLPSVSVSPSAEIVEGSSVTLTCSSDANPAASYTWYKEDDHKHLSEGSQLVFSSIQSSDSGQYYCRAENKLGMKRSGSKLIDVTYAPKLPSVSVSPSAEIVEGSSVTLTCSSDANPAANYTWYKEDEDSPKTSGHNFTISNIRPEHSGSYYCVAHNNRGTHNSTLQLTVVAGAGTLEAAGVTAAVLLPVIFFSVFLWIQKKRMSKEPVKSEDRANNREQCLPDQRQPEEQDDLQYTSIHFSNNQADPLYSNIRAAQPHRHMQEQEVTEYTAVRFNRGSAAKRDRSQETGESSCALYSTVNKTR from the exons CTTACACTTCTACTCAGATCTGTGCTGTGAAAGGATCAACGGTGGAAATAAAATGCAGATACACATACCCATACAGGATACAATATCAAACTTATCAATCTTATCAAATGTATCATGTAACTACTGAAGTTCAAGACAAATTGTGGTTTACTAAAGGAACCAGTCATAATCCTGTGGATCTGAAATCAGACTCAGACTACACAGGACGAGTGGAGTATCGTTTTAATCAGAAGGACTGCACTCTGAGAATCACAGAGCTGAGACAGAGCGACTCAGCTGTGTACAAGTTCAGATTCATAACAAACCAACAAGGAGGGAGCTATACTGGTTCACCTGGAGTCACTTTGACTGTCACAg ATCTCCAGGTGCAGGTGATCACATCACAGCACCAACAGGATGGTACCCAGGTACAGCTGAAATGTCACAGCAGCTGTCTGCCTGATCGTCCTTCCTATGTGTGGATGAAGAATGGGCAGGTCAATCTGAGAGAAAGATCTTCTACtcttctgtattttttatttcctgAAGACAACATTTCCTGTGCTCTAAAAGGACACGAGGAGTTTCCCTCTCCATCAGTGT ATGCTCCAAAGCTTCCCTCTGTGTCAGTGAGTCCCTCTGCTGAGATAGTGGAGGGcagttcagtgactctgacctgtagcagtgatgctaacccagcagctagttacacctggtacaaGGAGGATGATCATAAACATCTCAGTGAAGGCTCACAGCTCGTCTTCAGCTCCATTCAGTCCTCTGACTCTGGACAGTATTACTGTAGAGCTGAAAACAAGCTGGGGATGAAGAGGTCTGGATCCAAACTTATTGATGTGACat ATGCTCCAAAGCTTCCCTCTGTGTCAGTGAGTCCCTCTGCTGAGATAGTGGAGGGcagttcagtgactctgacctgtAGCAGTGATGCTAACCCAGCAGCTAATTACACCTGGTACAAGGAGGATGAAGACTCACCTAAAACATCAGGACACAACTTCACCATCAGCAACATCAGACCTGAGCACAGTGGGAGTTATTACTGTGTGGCCCACAACAACAGAGGGACTCATAACTCCACCTTACAGCTGACTGTTGTAGCAG GAGCAGGAACATTAGAAGCTGCTGGAGTAACTGCTGCTGTTCTCCTGCCTGTCATATTCTTCTCTGTCTTCCTGTGGATTCA AAAAAAGAGGATGTCCAAGGAACCTGTTAAATCTGAAGACAGAGCCAACAACAGAGAACAG TGTTTACCTGATCAGAGACAGCCAGAGGAGCAGGATGATCTTCAGTATACCAGCATCCACTTCTCCAATAACCAGGCAGATCCTCTCTACTCCAACATCAGAGCAGCTCAGCCTCACAGACACatgcaggaacaggaagttaCTGAGTACACTGCTGTTAGATTTAACAGAGGCAGTGCAGCCAAGAG aGACAGAAGTCAGGAAACAGGAGAGTCTTCGTGTGCACTGTACTCCACAGTCAACAAAACCAGATGA
- the LOC134628859 gene encoding sialoadhesin-like translates to MEEIQKLQTPSGLLKITELRESDSAEYKFRFITNDPGGKYSGVPGVTLTVTDLQVQVSRSAVRGVSKSADLKCESSCPLPDNLFYIWYKNEQIITGQTSNLHLNYWDPTNRISCAVRGYENFRSPSVVVKDVWDVTYTPTQVCAFKGSTAEIRCTFRYPSTIDGRNTEVTNTFWFTEVGDNEPVDLTTQSEYRSRVQYQCENNDCTLRITDLRESDSAEYKFRFITNDPGGKYSGVPGVTLTVTDSQLQVHVRRSTVNSYSDWTELTCHHNCQLPDQSSYIWYRNGHKLSSEKQYLHLNTFDSTDTFHCAVKGNEQFHSPTVYAPKLPSVSVSPSAEIVEGSSVTLTCSSDANPAASYTWYKEDVINPLSYQNQHVFSSILPSDSGKYYCTADNNLGQKRSESRTIDVKYAPKLPSVSVSPSAEIVEGSSVTLTCSSDANPAATYTWYKDNKVLSAGQQNVYHFISIKLENSGNYSCKSENQYGQKNSTSLSIDVQYPPKLPSVSVSPSAEIVEGSSVTLTCSSDANPAATYTWYKDNKVLSAGQQNVYHFISIKLENSGNYSCKSENQYGQKNSTSLSIDVQYAPKLPSVSGSPSGEIKEGSSVTLTCSSDANPAANYTWYKEDEDSAKASGHNFTISNIRPEHSGSYYCVAHNSRGRHNVTIQLTVREDFPLAAKLAVTGITLVVFLVIICLLVFFLLTKKKPSALFPVPGNRQDNNDKVSCTSPSQHTGKTESPPSHSEEDEELNYASVRFSTNQTDPIYYNIRSAGSRRQKVKEEDEHVEYAAVNFSSAPRTVHQESEEDPSEFYSTVKKIW, encoded by the exons ATGGAAGAAATACAGAAGTTACAAACACCTTCTGGTTTACTGAA AATCACAGAGCTGAGAGAGAGCGACTCAGCTGAGTATAAGTTCAGATTCATAACAAACGATCCAGGAGGGAAATATTCTGGTGTACCTGGAGTCACTTTGACTGTCACAG ATCTGCAGGTGCAGGTGAGCAGATCAGCTGTCAGAGGTGTTTCTAAGTCAGCAGATCTGAAGTGTGAGAGCAGTTGTCCTCTGCCTGATAATCTCTTCTACATCTGGTACAAGAATGAACAGATCATCACAGGACAAACATCTAATCTTCATCTAAACTACTGGGATCCTACAAACAGGATTTCCTGTGCTGTCAGAGGATATGAGAACTTCCGCTCTCCTTCAGTGG tGGTGAAGGATGTCTGGGATGTGACTTACACACCTACTCAGGTCTGTGCCTTCAAAGGATCAACAGCAGAAATACGCTGCACATTCAGATACCCATCAACTATAGATGGAAGAAATACAGAAGTTACAAACACCTTCTGGTTTACTGAAGTCGGAGATAATGAACCTGTGGATCTGACAACACAGTCAGAGTACAGAAGTCGTGTTCAGTATCAGTGTGAAAACAACGACTGCACTCTGAGAATCACAGACCTGAGAGAGAGCGACTCAGCTGAGTACAAGTTCAGATTCATAACAAACGATCCAGGAGGGAAATATTCTGGTGTACCTGGAGTCACTTTGACTGTCACAG ATTCACAGCTCCAGGTACATGTGAGGAGATCAACAGTAAACTCTTATTCTGACTGGACAGAGCTGACATGTCACCACAACTGTCAGCTACCTGATCAATCTTCCTACATCTGGTACAGAAATGGACACAAACTTTCAtcagaaaaacaatatttacacCTGAACACATTTGATTCTACAGACACTTTTCACTGTGCTGTGAAAGGAAATGAGCAATTCCATTCTCCAACAGTGT ATGCTCCAAAGCTTCCCTCTGTGTCAGTGAGTCCCTCTGCTGAGATAGTGGAGGGcagttcagtgactctgacctgtagcagtgatgctaacccagcagctagttacacctggtacaaGGAGGATGTCATCAATCCTCTCAGTTACCAAAACCAACATGTTTTCAGCTCCATCCTGCCCTCTGACTCTGGAAAGTATTACTGTACAGCTGATAATAACCTGGGACAAAAGAGATCTGAAAGCAGAACTATTGATGTGAAAT ATGCTCCAAAGCTTCCCTCTGTGTCAGTGAGTCCCTCTGCTGAGATAGTGGAGGGcagttcagtgactctgacGTGTAGCAGTGATGCTAACCCAGCAGCTACTTACACCTGGTATAAGGACAACAAAGTACTGTCAGCAGGACAGCAGAATGTTTATCACTTTATCTCCATCAAATTGGAGAACAGCGGGAATTATTCCTGCAAGTCTGAAAATCAGTATGGACAGAAGAACTCTACGTCTCTATCCATAGATGTTCAAT ATCCTCCAAAGCTTCCCTCTGTGTCAGTGAGTCCCTCTGCTGAGATAGTGGAGGGcagttcagtgactctgacctgtAGCAGTGATGCTAACCCAGCAGCTACTTACACCTGGTATAAGGACAACAAAGTACTGTCAGCAGGACAACAGAATGTTTATCACTTTATCTCCATCAAATTGGAGAACAGCGGGAATTATTCCTGCAAGTCTGAAAATCAGTACGGACAGAAGAACTCTACGTCTCTATCCATAGATGTTCAat ATGCTCCAAAGCTTCCCTCTGTGTCAGGGAGTCCCTCTGGTGAAATCAAGGAGGGCAGTTCAGTCACTCTGACCTGTAGCAGTGATGCTAACCCAGCAGCTAATTACACCTGGTACAAGGAGGATGAAGACTCAGCAAAAGCATCAGGACACAACTTCACCATCAGCAACATCAGACCTGAACACAGTGGGAGTTATTACTGTGTGGCCCACAACAGCAGAGGACGTCATAATGTCACCATACAGCTGACTGTCAGGGAAg ATTTCCCACTGGCGGCAAAACTAGCTGTCACTGGAATAACTCTTGTGGTTTTCCTAGTTATTATATGCCTCTTGGTCTTTTTCCTGCTTAC AAAAAAGAAGCCCTCGGCATTATTTCCTGTGCCTGGAAACAGACAGGACAACAATGACAAG GTTTCCTGCACATCTCCAAGTCAGCACACAGGGAAGACAGAG tctCCACCCAGTCACTCAGAGGAAGATGAAGAGCTTAACTATGCTAGTGTCCGATTCTCAACGAACCAGACTGATCCCATTTATTACAACATCCGATCAGCTGGATCCCGCAGACAaaaggtgaaggaggaggatgagCATGTAGAGTACGCTGCAGTCAACTTCAGTTCTGCCCCGAG AACTGTACACCAGGAAAGTGAGGAGGATCCGTCTGAATTTTACAGCACAGTCAAGAAAATCtggtaa